From the genome of Vicia villosa cultivar HV-30 ecotype Madison, WI linkage group LG2, Vvil1.0, whole genome shotgun sequence, one region includes:
- the LOC131649027 gene encoding protein RDM16-like isoform X1, with amino-acid sequence MDDREKSDRRNRDRHSERDRDHKHHRSRHDSDDHRHHRSDRNAKHEHKTREDREGSRDRVYDRDEREGSKCRSKVKRDEEREDSVEPRHSSHSHKRKDREHSEDRDLEDKRIRVSEEKREVKKERRKFGDKVKKDEDYDNEPKIKEEVTNGAHGFASPKDNASVHNGVAAGSPAVVHDSVPETSLPPPPPFPLKVSSISTTNENKGVSIARSHEVTGKSSTDGSSSTAGKPGSLSIDALAKAKKTLQMQKELTERLKRFPQLNKSSTSNLGQKTESTTPTLSAGVASRPATSSSSGPVANMPIFPTAAANPPAGGTSLAGVATATNIEAVRRAQELAARMGFRHDPQFAPVINMFPGQTVIPDGTIPQKPTKAPVLRLDAQGREIDEHGNVVSVAKPSNLSTLKVNINKQKKDAFEILKPVLEVDPESNPHFDERMGIDKTKLLRPKRMNFLFVEEGKWSRDAESIKLKSKFGEAQAKEQKAKQAQLAKAKAAPDINPNLIEITERVVIKEKLKDQIPEIEWWDVGLLLSGNYGDIANGTIGEDILKMEKITFYVEHPRPIEPPAEPAPPPPQPLKLTNKEQKKLRTQRRIAKQKERQEMIRQGVIEPPKPKVKMSNLMKVLGTEATQDPTRLEKEVRNAAAEREQAHIDRNIARKLTPAELREKKERKLFDDPNTLDTLVSLYRINDLSHPKARFRVDVNAQENRLTGCSVICDGISVVVVEGGSKSIKRYGKLMLRRINWSDFSKEKEEDEDSDDDKPANKCVLVWQGSIAKPSFNRFSVHDCITEAAARKVFVDAGVPHYWDQAVNYVDDEAA; translated from the exons ATGGATGACAGAGAAAAATCCGATAGGCGAAACAGAGATCGACACTCCGAACGTGACCGCGACCACAAGCATCATCGGAGCCGCCACGATTCCGATGACCACCGTCATCACCGATCGGACCGGAATGCCAAACACGAACACAAAACCAGAGAAGACCGAGAAGGAAGCAGAGATAGGGTATATGACAGAGACGAAAGAGAGGGTAGCAAATGTAGGTCTAAAGTGAAGCGCGACGAAGAGAGGGAAGATTCAGTGGAGCCGCGACACTCCTCTCATTCTCACAAGCGGAAGGATAGAGAACACAGTGAGGATCGGGATTTGGAGGATAAGAGAATTAGGGTTTCCGAAGAGAAGAGGGAAGTGAAGAAGGAACGTAGAAAGTTTGGGGATAAAGTGAAGAAAGACGAAGATTACGACAACGAGCCCaaaatcaaggaggaagtgaCTAATGGTGCCCATGGCTTTGCCTCTCCCAAAGATAACGCTTCTGTGCATAAC GGCGTTGCGGCGGGATCACCTGCTGTGGTGCATGATAGTGTGCCAGAGACGTCTTTGCCCCCTCCTCCTCCCTTTCCTTTAAAGGTATCTTCAATTTCTACCACAAATGAAAATAAGGGCGTTAGTATTGCCAGGTCTCATGAGGTTACTGGAAAATCTAGTACAGATGGGTCTTCTTCAACTGCTGGGAAACCTGGAAGCCTTTCTATTGATGCCTTAGCTAAGGCTAAGAAGACTTTACAAATGCAGAAAGAGTTGACTGAAAGGCTCAAGAGATTTCCTCAG TTGAATAAGAGTTCTACCTCAAATTTGGGTCAGAAGACTGAATCTACAACGCCAACTCTTAGTGCCGGAGTGGCATCAAGACCTGCCACCTCATCTTCTTCAGGTCCTGTTGCCAATATGCCAATTTTTCCTACTGCTGCTGCAAATCCTCCAGCTGGTGGTACTAGTCTTGCTGGTGTCGCAACTGCAACCAACATCGAAGCTGTCAGACGTGCTCAGGAGCTTGCTGCCAGGATGGGATTCCGTCACGATCCACAATTTGCTCCTGTAATAAATATGTTTCCTGGCCAGACTGTAATACCAGATGGTACTATCCCTCAGAAACCAACCAAGGCTCCTGTTCTTCGTCTTGACGCCCAGGGACGGGAAATAGATGAACATGGAAATGTTGTTAGTGTAGCTAAGCCAAGCAACCTAAGCACATTAAAG GTCAACATTAATAAACAGAAGAAGGATGCGTTTGAAATACTAAAACCTGTATTGGAAGTTGATCCTGAATCTAATCCTCATTTTGATGAGAGGATGGGTATTGACAAAACAAAGCTCCTGCGGCCCAAGAGGATGAATTTTCTGTTTGTGGAGGAAGGAAAATGGTCAAGAGATGCTGAATCAATAAAATTGAAG AGTAAATTTGGAGAAGCTCAAGCAAAAGAGCAGAAGGCCAAACAAGCACAGCTAGCAAAGGCAAAGGCTGCTCCTGATATAAATCCAAACTTAATAGAGATAACAGAGAGAGTTGTAATAAAAGAAAAACTGAAGGACCAAATTCCCGAAATTGAGTGGTG GGACGTGGGACTTCTGCTTTCTGGAAATTATGGTGACATTGCTAACGGAACTATAGGCGAAGACATACTGAAAATGGAAAAAATCACCTTTTATGTGGAGCATCCTCGTCCCATTGAACCACCTGCTGAGCCTGCCCCTCCACCACCTCAACCCCTCAAGCTAACCAATAAAGAGCAGAAGAAACTCAGGACCCAAAGGCGAATAGCTAAGCAGAAAGAGCGGCAGGAGATGATTAGACAGGGTGTCATAGAACCGCCAAAACCAAAGGTCAAGATGAGCAATTTAATGAAAGTACTAGGGACTGAAGCAACTCAAGATCCCACTAGGCTTGAAAAGGAAGTCCGTAATGCAGCTGCTGAGCGTGAGCAGGCTCACATAGATAGGAATATTGCACGGAAGCTTACTCCTGCCGAGCTGCGTGAGAAGAAGGAAAGGAAGCTGTTCGATGACCCAAATACATTGGACACACTTGTCTCACTTTACAGGATTAACGACCTCTCTCATCCAAAGGCCCGCTTTAGAGTTGATGTTAATGCTCAAGAAAACCGTTTGACTGGATGTTCTGTGATTTGTGATGGTATTAGTGTTGTTGTGGTTGAAGGTGGCAGCAAGTCAATTAAGAGGTATGGGAAACTTATGCTTAGACGTATCAATTGGAGTGATTTTTctaaagagaaagaggaagatgaagattcaGATGATGATAAGCCTGCCAATAAATGTGTTCTGGTATGGCAGGGAAGTATTGCTAAACCAAGCTTTAATAGGTTCAGTGTTCATGATTGCATCACTGAAGCAGCTGCTCGGAAAGTTTTTGTGGATGCTGGGGTTCCTCATTATTGGGACCAAGCTGTCAACTATGTAGATGACGAAGCTGCTTGA
- the LOC131649027 gene encoding protein RDM16-like isoform X2: MQKELTERLKRFPQLNKSSTSNLGQKTESTTPTLSAGVASRPATSSSSGPVANMPIFPTAAANPPAGGTSLAGVATATNIEAVRRAQELAARMGFRHDPQFAPVINMFPGQTVIPDGTIPQKPTKAPVLRLDAQGREIDEHGNVVSVAKPSNLSTLKVNINKQKKDAFEILKPVLEVDPESNPHFDERMGIDKTKLLRPKRMNFLFVEEGKWSRDAESIKLKSKFGEAQAKEQKAKQAQLAKAKAAPDINPNLIEITERVVIKEKLKDQIPEIEWWDVGLLLSGNYGDIANGTIGEDILKMEKITFYVEHPRPIEPPAEPAPPPPQPLKLTNKEQKKLRTQRRIAKQKERQEMIRQGVIEPPKPKVKMSNLMKVLGTEATQDPTRLEKEVRNAAAEREQAHIDRNIARKLTPAELREKKERKLFDDPNTLDTLVSLYRINDLSHPKARFRVDVNAQENRLTGCSVICDGISVVVVEGGSKSIKRYGKLMLRRINWSDFSKEKEEDEDSDDDKPANKCVLVWQGSIAKPSFNRFSVHDCITEAAARKVFVDAGVPHYWDQAVNYVDDEAA, from the exons ATGCAGAAAGAGTTGACTGAAAGGCTCAAGAGATTTCCTCAG TTGAATAAGAGTTCTACCTCAAATTTGGGTCAGAAGACTGAATCTACAACGCCAACTCTTAGTGCCGGAGTGGCATCAAGACCTGCCACCTCATCTTCTTCAGGTCCTGTTGCCAATATGCCAATTTTTCCTACTGCTGCTGCAAATCCTCCAGCTGGTGGTACTAGTCTTGCTGGTGTCGCAACTGCAACCAACATCGAAGCTGTCAGACGTGCTCAGGAGCTTGCTGCCAGGATGGGATTCCGTCACGATCCACAATTTGCTCCTGTAATAAATATGTTTCCTGGCCAGACTGTAATACCAGATGGTACTATCCCTCAGAAACCAACCAAGGCTCCTGTTCTTCGTCTTGACGCCCAGGGACGGGAAATAGATGAACATGGAAATGTTGTTAGTGTAGCTAAGCCAAGCAACCTAAGCACATTAAAG GTCAACATTAATAAACAGAAGAAGGATGCGTTTGAAATACTAAAACCTGTATTGGAAGTTGATCCTGAATCTAATCCTCATTTTGATGAGAGGATGGGTATTGACAAAACAAAGCTCCTGCGGCCCAAGAGGATGAATTTTCTGTTTGTGGAGGAAGGAAAATGGTCAAGAGATGCTGAATCAATAAAATTGAAG AGTAAATTTGGAGAAGCTCAAGCAAAAGAGCAGAAGGCCAAACAAGCACAGCTAGCAAAGGCAAAGGCTGCTCCTGATATAAATCCAAACTTAATAGAGATAACAGAGAGAGTTGTAATAAAAGAAAAACTGAAGGACCAAATTCCCGAAATTGAGTGGTG GGACGTGGGACTTCTGCTTTCTGGAAATTATGGTGACATTGCTAACGGAACTATAGGCGAAGACATACTGAAAATGGAAAAAATCACCTTTTATGTGGAGCATCCTCGTCCCATTGAACCACCTGCTGAGCCTGCCCCTCCACCACCTCAACCCCTCAAGCTAACCAATAAAGAGCAGAAGAAACTCAGGACCCAAAGGCGAATAGCTAAGCAGAAAGAGCGGCAGGAGATGATTAGACAGGGTGTCATAGAACCGCCAAAACCAAAGGTCAAGATGAGCAATTTAATGAAAGTACTAGGGACTGAAGCAACTCAAGATCCCACTAGGCTTGAAAAGGAAGTCCGTAATGCAGCTGCTGAGCGTGAGCAGGCTCACATAGATAGGAATATTGCACGGAAGCTTACTCCTGCCGAGCTGCGTGAGAAGAAGGAAAGGAAGCTGTTCGATGACCCAAATACATTGGACACACTTGTCTCACTTTACAGGATTAACGACCTCTCTCATCCAAAGGCCCGCTTTAGAGTTGATGTTAATGCTCAAGAAAACCGTTTGACTGGATGTTCTGTGATTTGTGATGGTATTAGTGTTGTTGTGGTTGAAGGTGGCAGCAAGTCAATTAAGAGGTATGGGAAACTTATGCTTAGACGTATCAATTGGAGTGATTTTTctaaagagaaagaggaagatgaagattcaGATGATGATAAGCCTGCCAATAAATGTGTTCTGGTATGGCAGGGAAGTATTGCTAAACCAAGCTTTAATAGGTTCAGTGTTCATGATTGCATCACTGAAGCAGCTGCTCGGAAAGTTTTTGTGGATGCTGGGGTTCCTCATTATTGGGACCAAGCTGTCAACTATGTAGATGACGAAGCTGCTTGA